In one uncultured Methanobrevibacter sp. genomic region, the following are encoded:
- the nikR gene encoding nickel-responsive transcriptional regulator NikR: MMRISMSLPKKLLADFDEVLKERGYQSRSKGIRDALQDYIVRHQWMNEMEGERIGIITIIYDHHYTGVMENLADIQHSFRNEINMNMHLHMTEKYCMEIVVVNGDIGEIRELTDKIMRLKGVEHVKLTTTANGEEFSDPDHNHNHPHHH, translated from the coding sequence ATGATGAGAATAAGTATGTCATTACCAAAAAAATTATTGGCTGATTTTGATGAAGTTTTAAAAGAAAGAGGGTACCAGTCTCGTTCAAAAGGTATTCGTGATGCACTTCAAGATTATATTGTAAGACATCAATGGATGAATGAAATGGAAGGAGAAAGGATAGGAATCATCACTATTATTTATGATCATCATTATACTGGAGTTATGGAAAATCTTGCAGATATTCAACATAGTTTCAGAAATGAAATTAACATGAATATGCATCTTCATATGACTGAAAAATATTGTATGGAAATTGTTGTTGTTAATGGAGATATTGGCGAAATTCGTGAATTAACCGATAAAATAATGAGACTTAAAGGAGTAGAACACGTAAAACTCACAACTACTGCTAATGGTGAAGAATTTAGTGATCCTGATCATAATCATAATCATCCACATCATCATTAA
- a CDS encoding Mur ligase family protein: MIIQDLTNFINGNIIGKNDFFDNNGFTGRFTFLNDAVEGDIVIRHKINGKGVEIAADKKAACLITQTPQDDACDKARELEFPLIIVDKIELATAFALKWTIENFSPDSKNIIITGTNGKSTTSHLIYHILKNAGFHVLTNTDSESEFNTLIDPMVSKLISDEVKSNGKLDYLVIEVSEVQGWLGNLMKHHAYLMANAVNPSVGVITNIAMDHIGLVNSVGEVFNEINQVPKAIGDGVTVLNYDDELVMKLSPKHPFLCSMNKLDSKNNNIYYDNGIFYGGELILENKDLPFTSHHFVQNILSAVAACISLDISMDDIIEGVKSYKALNRRFSKLNDNPLILDDFAHNPDGIKATIAETLKLLHENQILYVVCSIRGSRGVEINKLNVEALVESMNDNIKLILSSSNDVVDNLNFVEDEEREIFFKVLNQNNIDYTHFDNLNDCLKNTYDCADAEDIILLIGAQGMDPASGILENILRK; the protein is encoded by the coding sequence ATGATTATTCAAGATTTAACTAATTTTATTAATGGCAATATTATTGGAAAAAATGATTTTTTTGATAATAATGGATTTACTGGAAGATTTACATTTTTAAATGATGCTGTAGAGGGAGATATTGTAATAAGACATAAAATTAATGGTAAAGGTGTTGAAATTGCAGCTGATAAAAAGGCAGCATGTTTGATTACACAGACTCCACAAGATGATGCTTGTGATAAAGCAAGGGAATTGGAATTTCCTTTAATAATTGTGGATAAAATTGAGTTAGCTACAGCATTTGCTCTTAAATGGACTATTGAAAATTTTTCTCCAGATTCAAAAAATATTATTATAACTGGAACTAATGGAAAATCAACAACATCTCATTTAATTTATCACATTTTAAAAAATGCAGGTTTTCATGTTCTTACAAATACTGATAGTGAATCAGAATTTAATACTTTAATTGATCCAATGGTTTCTAAATTAATTTCTGATGAAGTTAAATCTAATGGAAAATTGGATTATTTAGTTATTGAAGTTTCAGAAGTTCAAGGATGGTTAGGGAATTTAATGAAACATCATGCTTATTTGATGGCTAATGCAGTTAATCCTAGTGTTGGAGTAATAACAAACATAGCTATGGATCATATTGGTCTTGTAAATTCTGTTGGTGAAGTTTTCAATGAAATAAATCAAGTTCCTAAAGCTATTGGTGATGGAGTTACAGTGTTAAATTATGATGATGAATTAGTGATGAAATTATCTCCGAAACATCCATTTTTATGTTCTATGAATAAACTTGATTCAAAAAATAATAATATTTATTATGATAATGGAATATTTTATGGTGGAGAATTAATTTTAGAAAATAAAGATTTGCCTTTTACTTCTCATCATTTTGTTCAAAATATATTATCTGCAGTTGCAGCATGTATTTCTTTAGATATTTCTATGGATGATATTATTGAGGGTGTTAAATCTTATAAAGCATTAAATAGAAGATTTTCAAAGCTTAATGATAATCCATTAATTCTGGATGATTTTGCACATAATCCTGATGGTATAAAAGCTACAATTGCTGAAACTCTTAAATTACTTCATGAAAACCAAATTTTATATGTTGTATGTTCTATTAGAGGTTCTAGGGGTGTTGAAATCAATAAGTTAAATGTTGAAGCATTAGTAGAATCTATGAATGATAATATAAAATTAATTTTATCTTCAAGTAATGATGTTGTAGACAATTTAAATTTTGTTGAAGATGAGGAACGTGAAATTTTCTTTAAAGTATTAAATCAAAATAATATTGATTATACTCATTTTGATAATTTAAATGATTGTTTAAAAAATACCTATGATTGTGCTGATGCAGAAGATATTATTTTATTAATTGGTGCTCAAGGAATGGACCCTGCAAGCGGTATTTTGGAAAATATTTTAAGGAAATAA
- a CDS encoding carbamoyl-phosphate synthase: MKILFIGSRLYDDIDYYVKENGVESIITESNEDAINLDLPDQVFIVPRGMESPKQIAISLDVDAIVPLIGIDPPLIEVAKMKEELENETDIPVIAANVRAVTLTSDKIQTKKFYREIGVDTPQYQILTKDNFEDELDIEFPVVLKQGYGQGGKDIKVAKCLDDINEYFEEFNQALCEKFIEGSEISIEVLGYNGEYIPLSPIYKGETTLEGTHPLNKVKCAPCLIEGLDNNLIQRTAYKVAKNLNSDGIFEMDFMFSKTEQKLYAIEVNTRPNGTRYLTTATCGVNSLCELVNMAMGKFSIGAVQDKLGYYYATEIPIGNYDGPDLNEPLKSFRNNDFVVHGPEGYQRITIRANSKEELDNLVKDLI, encoded by the coding sequence ATGAAAATTTTATTTATTGGTTCAAGATTGTATGATGATATAGATTATTATGTCAAAGAAAATGGTGTTGAAAGTATAATTACTGAATCTAATGAAGACGCTATTAATTTAGATTTACCTGATCAAGTTTTTATTGTTCCTAGAGGTATGGAAAGTCCAAAACAAATAGCAATTAGTTTGGATGTAGATGCTATTGTACCTTTAATTGGTATTGATCCACCTTTGATAGAAGTAGCTAAAATGAAAGAAGAACTTGAAAATGAAACTGATATTCCAGTAATTGCAGCTAATGTTCGTGCAGTTACTTTAACTTCTGATAAAATACAAACTAAGAAATTTTACAGGGAAATTGGTGTTGATACTCCTCAATATCAAATTTTAACTAAAGATAACTTTGAAGATGAATTGGATATTGAATTTCCGGTTGTCTTAAAACAAGGTTATGGACAAGGTGGAAAAGATATTAAAGTAGCTAAATGTCTAGATGATATTAATGAATACTTTGAAGAATTTAATCAAGCATTATGTGAAAAGTTCATTGAAGGATCTGAAATTTCTATTGAAGTATTAGGTTATAATGGGGAATATATACCTTTATCTCCGATTTATAAAGGTGAAACAACTTTGGAAGGAACACATCCTTTAAATAAAGTTAAATGTGCTCCTTGTTTGATTGAAGGATTAGATAATAATCTTATTCAAAGAACAGCATATAAAGTAGCTAAAAATTTAAATTCTGATGGTATTTTTGAAATGGATTTTATGTTTTCTAAAACAGAACAAAAATTATATGCAATTGAAGTTAACACAAGACCAAATGGAACTAGATATTTAACAACTGCTACATGTGGTGTTAATTCATTATGTGAATTAGTAAATATGGCAATGGGTAAATTTTCTATTGGAGCTGTTCAGGATAAATTAGGTTATTATTATGCTACTGAAATTCCAATTGGAAATTATGATGGTCCAGATTTAAATGAACCTTTAAAATCTTTTAGAAATAATGATTTTGTAGTTCATGGTCCTGAAGGATATCAAAGAATTACAATTAGGGCGAATTCAAAAGAAGAATTAGATAATCTTGTTAAAGATTTGATTTAA
- a CDS encoding DUF356 domain-containing protein — protein MALVLIRGENNSKLLNAIADMERHGNLNLATKPKVIDSKFADSLVEKILNSKLRTSSKVATAFFVKEDITLSIMQIKKIHPPAHVVVVSDEYDVFNQLKNKLNNASDFKGYYSHKAKNGGKIDYKVKGKVKHIENKKINSYSNK, from the coding sequence ATGGCATTGGTCTTAATAAGAGGAGAAAACAATTCAAAACTACTAAATGCAATAGCAGACATGGAAAGACATGGAAATTTAAATTTAGCAACTAAACCAAAAGTAATTGATTCAAAATTTGCAGATTCTTTAGTTGAAAAAATTTTAAACTCTAAACTTAGAACTAGTTCTAAAGTTGCTACTGCATTTTTTGTCAAAGAGGATATAACATTAAGTATTATGCAGATTAAAAAAATCCATCCTCCAGCTCATGTTGTGGTTGTTAGTGATGAGTATGATGTTTTTAATCAATTAAAAAATAAATTAAATAATGCTTCTGATTTTAAAGGATATTATTCTCATAAAGCTAAAAATGGTGGAAAAATAGACTATAAAGTAAAAGGAAAAGTAAAACATATTGAAAATAAGAAGATAAATAGCTATTCAAATAAATAG
- a CDS encoding multiprotein bridging factor aMBF1: MECEICGKQVSDNPTKAKIEGSVMIVCEECAKLGKIQKAPPKPKFRKSKKPKTKKTKQNYSKDEPKEELVEDFNIKIRKARESKNLSREELGHEIYEKVSVINRIESGKMIPDIRLTKKLENALNITLIENVEELDLSQYMGNSSQGRTLGNVVKIKKR, from the coding sequence ATGGAATGCGAAATTTGTGGTAAACAAGTATCTGACAATCCAACAAAAGCAAAAATTGAAGGATCTGTTATGATTGTTTGTGAAGAATGTGCTAAACTTGGAAAAATACAAAAAGCACCTCCAAAACCAAAATTTAGAAAATCAAAAAAACCTAAAACTAAAAAAACTAAACAAAATTATTCTAAAGATGAACCAAAAGAAGAACTAGTTGAAGATTTCAACATAAAAATTAGAAAAGCTAGAGAGTCTAAAAACTTATCTAGAGAAGAATTAGGGCATGAAATTTATGAAAAAGTTTCAGTTATAAATAGAATTGAATCTGGTAAAATGATTCCAGATATAAGATTAACTAAAAAACTAGAAAATGCTTTAAATATTACATTAATTGAAAATGTGGAAGAATTAGACTTAAGCCAATATATGGGTAATTCATCACAAGGACGTACCCTTGGTAATGTTGTTAAAATTAAAAAAAGATAG
- a CDS encoding proteasome-activating nucleotidase: MENSSKEQLVEKVESMQEEIDSLKEENSRAKSNLMWKVRKLEKDKVLIENEKIRLERETKSLRSEVERFRSPPLVLATITEVLDDHRMTVKSSTGPSFLVNYSKFLDEKLLVPGSRVALNQQTFGIVEVLPSEKDANVSGMEIEAKPDITYDKIGGLEEQIIEVKETVELPLKEPELFEKIGIDPPKGILLYGPPGTGKTLLAKAVANETNATFIKIVASEFVKKYIGEGARLVREVFELAKEKAPAIIFIDELDAVAAKRLKSSTSGDREVQRTLMQLLAELDGFESRGDIGIIGATNRPDILDPALLRPGRFDRFIEVPLPNDDGRKQILKIHTKNMSLDEEADIDLLTELTDGLSGADLKAVCTEAGMFAIREKRDKVNVTDFMDAVEKVLDKERDDEFTKEAGVMFA; this comes from the coding sequence TTGGAGAATTCTTCAAAAGAGCAGTTAGTTGAAAAAGTTGAATCAATGCAAGAAGAAATAGATTCATTAAAAGAAGAAAACTCCAGAGCTAAAAGTAATTTAATGTGGAAAGTTAGGAAATTAGAAAAAGATAAAGTCCTAATTGAAAATGAAAAAATTAGATTAGAGAGGGAAACAAAATCCTTACGTTCTGAAGTAGAAAGATTTAGATCCCCTCCATTAGTTTTAGCTACTATTACTGAGGTTTTAGATGACCATAGAATGACAGTTAAAAGCAGTACTGGTCCTAGTTTTTTAGTTAATTATTCAAAATTTTTAGATGAAAAATTATTGGTGCCGGGTTCCAGAGTGGCTTTAAATCAACAAACATTTGGTATTGTAGAAGTTTTACCATCAGAAAAAGATGCTAATGTTTCAGGTATGGAAATTGAAGCAAAACCTGATATTACTTATGATAAAATTGGTGGTCTTGAAGAACAAATAATTGAAGTTAAAGAAACTGTTGAACTTCCTTTAAAAGAACCAGAATTATTTGAAAAAATAGGTATTGATCCTCCTAAAGGAATATTATTATATGGTCCTCCAGGAACTGGTAAAACTTTACTAGCAAAAGCAGTAGCTAATGAAACAAATGCAACTTTTATTAAAATTGTAGCCTCTGAATTTGTTAAAAAATACATTGGTGAAGGAGCTAGACTTGTTCGTGAAGTATTTGAATTGGCTAAAGAAAAAGCACCAGCTATTATCTTTATCGATGAACTTGATGCTGTTGCAGCTAAAAGACTTAAAAGTTCAACTAGTGGGGATAGGGAAGTTCAAAGAACTTTAATGCAATTACTCGCAGAACTTGATGGATTTGAATCTAGAGGAGATATTGGAATTATTGGTGCAACTAATCGTCCAGATATATTAGATCCTGCATTATTAAGACCAGGTCGTTTTGATAGATTTATAGAAGTTCCACTTCCTAATGATGATGGAAGAAAACAAATCTTAAAAATCCATACTAAAAATATGTCTTTAGACGAAGAAGCAGACATTGATTTACTTACTGAGTTAACAGATGGTCTTTCTGGAGCTGACTTAAAAGCAGTTTGTACTGAAGCAGGTATGTTTGCTATTCGTGAAAAAAGAGATAAAGTTAATGTAACTGATTTCATGGATGCTGTAGAAAAAGTTCTTGATAAAGAACGTGATGATGAATTTACTAAAGAAGCAGGCGTAATGTTTGCTTAA
- the hycI gene encoding hydrogenase maturation peptidase HycI gives MLGIGNELKCDDGVGPFVVNELKDLSNPNLIIINGQTVPENFTGKIRKEQPTHVILVDACLMGCNPGEFKIVNKNDFVNIGISTHSMSLSYFVKYLERDNDFKIIFVGIEPESMDYSDKLTQIVQNGAYKFINILREIL, from the coding sequence ATTTTAGGGATTGGAAATGAACTTAAATGTGATGATGGGGTTGGTCCTTTTGTAGTTAATGAATTAAAAGATTTATCAAATCCTAATTTGATAATAATTAATGGTCAAACAGTTCCTGAAAATTTTACAGGTAAAATTAGAAAAGAACAACCGACCCATGTAATTCTTGTGGATGCTTGTTTAATGGGTTGTAATCCTGGAGAATTTAAAATTGTAAATAAGAATGATTTTGTTAATATTGGAATTTCAACTCATTCTATGTCTTTATCTTATTTTGTTAAATATTTAGAACGGGATAATGATTTTAAAATAATATTTGTGGGTATTGAACCTGAATCTATGGATTATTCTGATAAATTAACACAAATAGTTCAAAATGGAGCTTATAAATTTATAAATATTTTAAGGGAGATTTTATGA
- a CDS encoding DUF2115 domain-containing protein: MKATDIFQDLRNISLKEKITKTELLNLLKKYCKIISPYDLMLATARMREEGKYVQANYREKYLKVYVKYFIMRVKEILDDENYLDDIIDKASFDKSFSLLEYQFEKERKYNVEEDKFPLIYIIVALYTTFILEEPIHPVGSEFPGNLKVEKRNGVFYCPVKDKQKDNKNAICNLCLAEQTPEI, encoded by the coding sequence ATGAAAGCTACAGACATATTTCAAGATTTACGCAATATTTCATTAAAAGAAAAAATAACAAAAACCGAATTACTAAATCTTTTAAAAAAATATTGTAAAATAATATCACCTTATGATTTAATGCTTGCAACAGCTAGGATGAGGGAGGAAGGAAAATATGTTCAAGCTAATTATCGTGAGAAATACTTAAAAGTATATGTAAAATACTTTATCATGCGTGTAAAAGAAATACTTGATGATGAGAATTATCTAGATGACATTATTGATAAGGCAAGTTTTGATAAATCTTTTAGTTTATTAGAATACCAATTTGAAAAAGAAAGAAAATATAATGTTGAAGAAGATAAATTTCCTCTAATTTACATTATTGTTGCTCTTTACACAACTTTTATTTTAGAAGAACCTATACACCCTGTTGGAAGTGAATTCCCAGGAAATTTAAAAGTAGAAAAAAGAAATGGAGTGTTTTATTGTCCAGTTAAAGACAAACAAAAAGATAATAAAAATGCTATTTGCAATTTATGTCTAGCTGAACAAACTCCAGAGATTTAA
- a CDS encoding methyltransferase domain-containing protein: MKFKTTPYHFDLLKDGERISAFYEAINALENNHDLAYDLGCGSGILSFFLNPYFNKIIAIEQDVKSSICAEDNLKQFNNIHVLNEDVLTHDFSRKADLIVCEMLDTALIDEEEVPVLNHARKCLKKDGKIIPEGIINIVELASLERNYIHYDENVNCEILSNPVIYDEINFLDEINPNFEKVITLKANKNSLVNGIKITTITKLNDNLVCGPTPMLNPPLLIPLDEKNVKCNDLIKVKLKYIMGKGIGTIEANYY, translated from the coding sequence ATGAAATTTAAAACAACTCCTTATCATTTTGATTTATTAAAAGATGGGGAAAGAATTTCTGCATTTTATGAAGCTATTAATGCTTTGGAAAATAATCATGATTTGGCTTATGATTTAGGGTGTGGGAGTGGAATTTTATCTTTTTTCTTAAACCCTTATTTTAATAAAATTATAGCTATTGAACAAGATGTTAAATCAAGTATCTGTGCTGAAGATAATTTAAAACAATTTAATAATATTCATGTATTAAATGAAGATGTTTTAACTCATGATTTTTCTAGAAAAGCTGATTTAATTGTTTGTGAAATGTTAGATACTGCACTTATTGATGAAGAAGAAGTTCCAGTATTGAATCATGCAAGAAAATGCTTAAAAAAAGATGGTAAAATAATTCCTGAAGGGATTATTAATATTGTTGAACTTGCAAGTTTGGAAAGGAATTATATTCATTATGATGAAAATGTTAATTGTGAAATCCTGTCAAATCCGGTAATTTATGATGAAATTAATTTTTTAGATGAAATTAATCCTAATTTTGAAAAAGTTATAACTTTAAAAGCTAATAAAAATTCTTTAGTTAATGGGATAAAAATTACAACAATCACTAAATTAAATGATAATTTGGTTTGTGGACCTACACCTATGTTAAATCCACCATTATTAATTCCTTTAGATGAAAAAAATGTCAAATGCAATGATTTAATTAAGGTTAAATTAAAATATATTATGGGAAAAGGAATTGGAACTATTGAAGCAAATTATTATTAG
- a CDS encoding succinylglutamate desuccinylase/aspartoacylase family protein: MLFSLNVVFAEDNVTISENEIISNDNVEITTCDLVKYYQNDSQFEFNIKENGLPVGGVDVNLNINGNNYTRVTDNHGNGKLNINLMPGNYSIITSYKNTTVKNNIVILSFLQSDNLVKYYHNDSQFIFKVIDKSTGFNVLNVSVTLNINGVFYHRNTNDSGFGKLNIGLRPGKYIITLIYDNLEVSNNITVLSFLQSDNLVKYYHNDSQFLVKLLDKSGNTLVNKTVKMNINGVFYYRVSNGSGIAKLNIGLNPGKYIITVYYDDLDMGYTINVLNRLSGNDISSIYGNSVKFSVKLVDSRGNPADNNLINFNIAGKIVTAYTNDDGIATINLNNSAGNYIITYYVDDIFNSNSYSVKNYYSLTTLNWNTGADITKNSLIKNNLPKSDLINQIINAAKSGTPMLTFKGGEGKTVFITAGIHGSELSSQVAALNLINYLENTPIKGTVYIIPVIQPKATANNVRNYNDINLNSKANVPGSISNNAVELIFSLKCDSYGDFHCTMPGGDPGKNVAMGSNHPLSESARIANYISKKTGYDVLIYDVAGKEYSGAMEDTVNIRGIPAVTCEVVTPHGTIDSGSVDKSFNMMKSLLQYNKLI, from the coding sequence ATGTTATTTAGTTTAAATGTTGTTTTTGCTGAAGATAATGTTACAATATCTGAAAATGAAATAATTTCAAATGATAATGTTGAAATTACGACTTGTGATTTGGTTAAATATTATCAAAATGATTCTCAATTTGAATTTAATATAAAAGAAAATGGTTTGCCAGTAGGTGGTGTTGATGTTAATTTAAATATTAATGGTAATAATTATACAAGAGTTACAGATAATCATGGAAATGGTAAATTGAATATTAACTTAATGCCAGGTAATTATTCAATTATTACTTCTTATAAAAATACCACTGTTAAAAATAATATTGTTATTTTATCTTTTTTACAAAGTGATAATTTGGTTAAATATTATCATAATGATTCTCAGTTTATATTTAAAGTTATTGATAAATCTACAGGATTTAATGTTCTTAATGTTAGTGTAACTTTGAATATTAATGGGGTTTTTTATCATAGAAATACAAATGATTCTGGTTTTGGTAAATTAAATATTGGTTTAAGACCTGGAAAGTATATTATCACATTAATTTATGATAATTTGGAAGTTAGTAATAACATTACAGTTTTATCTTTTTTACAGAGTGATAATTTGGTTAAATATTATCATAATGATTCTCAGTTTTTAGTTAAGCTTTTAGATAAATCTGGAAATACTTTAGTTAACAAAACTGTTAAAATGAATATTAATGGTGTTTTTTATTATAGAGTTTCAAATGGTTCTGGAATAGCAAAGTTAAATATTGGTTTAAATCCGGGGAAATATATAATAACTGTTTATTATGATGATTTAGATATGGGTTATACAATAAATGTTTTAAATAGATTATCTGGAAATGATATTTCATCAATTTATGGAAATTCAGTTAAATTTTCAGTTAAACTTGTTGATTCAAGAGGAAATCCTGCAGACAATAATTTAATTAATTTTAATATTGCTGGAAAAATTGTAACAGCATACACTAATGATGATGGAATTGCTACAATTAATTTAAATAATTCTGCAGGAAATTATATTATAACTTACTATGTTGATGATATTTTTAATAGTAATAGTTATAGTGTTAAAAATTATTATTCTTTAACTACTTTAAATTGGAATACTGGTGCAGATATTACTAAAAATTCATTGATAAAAAATAATTTGCCTAAATCTGATTTAATCAACCAAATTATTAATGCAGCAAAGTCTGGAACTCCTATGCTAACTTTTAAAGGTGGGGAAGGAAAAACAGTATTTATAACTGCAGGTATTCATGGATCAGAATTATCCTCTCAAGTGGCTGCATTGAATTTAATAAATTATTTAGAAAATACTCCAATTAAAGGAACAGTCTATATTATTCCAGTTATCCAGCCAAAAGCAACTGCAAATAACGTAAGAAATTATAATGATATTAATTTAAATTCAAAAGCAAATGTTCCAGGATCAATATCTAATAATGCAGTTGAATTGATTTTTTCATTAAAATGTGATTCTTATGGTGATTTTCATTGTACTATGCCTGGAGGGGATCCTGGTAAAAATGTAGCTATGGGCTCAAATCATCCATTGTCTGAAAGTGCTAGAATAGCTAATTATATTTCTAAAAAAACAGGCTATGATGTATTAATTTATGATGTTGCTGGAAAAGAATATTCTGGAGCTATGGAAGATACAGTTAATATAAGAGGTATTCCTGCAGTTACTTGTGAGGTAGTAACTCCTCATGGTACAATAGATAGTGGTAGTGTGGATAAATCATTTAATATGATGAAATCATTATTACAGTATAATAAATTAATTTAA
- a CDS encoding glycosyltransferase family 4 protein: protein MCGKMNNGDMLVLFLITVCGAIIFTYCVKRILLKARIADNPIVSEHRHKSGTPTMGGIAFLFVILVIIAIYYNNTPILIMSYIMLAGGIVGLIDDLMGLKVKEIQKIVVNCCDEIITLGRLDVEPDEEVRVATPKAKKEVDKLLKDGKVKVIGEVPIKTEPGEFEKIICQILLGVLLGITGVVTTIGGFNLGILAFPVVIIAILGCINCVNLIDGMDGLAAGIVAIASFACCCYLYLFGDIGSIPVFLILTGLCLGFLVFNKYPASIFMGDTGSFVLGTGYAAAVLIADIPYFGVLALGVPIASVVVSLLHRAHIIKLPVEPLHHTLNHYGMSERKIVFSYWGVTILLCVIGILAKLYIF from the coding sequence ATATGTGGTAAAATGAATAATGGGGATATGTTAGTTCTTTTTTTAATAACAGTATGTGGTGCAATAATTTTTACATATTGTGTTAAAAGAATATTACTCAAAGCAAGGATAGCAGATAATCCAATTGTAAGTGAACATAGACATAAAAGCGGTACTCCAACAATGGGAGGTATTGCATTTTTATTTGTAATATTAGTGATTATTGCTATTTACTATAATAATACTCCAATTTTAATCATGTCTTATATTATGCTTGCAGGTGGTATTGTAGGTTTAATAGATGATTTAATGGGTCTTAAAGTTAAAGAAATTCAGAAAATTGTTGTAAATTGTTGTGATGAAATAATTACTTTAGGTAGGCTTGATGTTGAACCTGATGAAGAAGTTAGAGTAGCTACTCCAAAAGCTAAAAAAGAAGTTGATAAATTACTTAAAGATGGTAAAGTAAAAGTTATTGGCGAAGTTCCAATTAAGACGGAACCTGGAGAATTTGAAAAAATTATCTGTCAAATTCTTTTAGGGGTATTGTTAGGTATAACTGGTGTTGTAACTACTATTGGTGGATTTAATTTGGGAATTTTAGCATTTCCAGTAGTTATTATAGCTATTTTAGGTTGTATTAATTGTGTGAATTTAATAGATGGTATGGATGGTTTAGCTGCAGGAATTGTAGCTATTGCTTCATTTGCTTGCTGTTGTTACTTATATTTATTTGGAGACATTGGGAGTATTCCGGTATTTTTAATTTTAACTGGATTATGTTTAGGATTTTTAGTATTTAACAAATATCCAGCATCTATATTCATGGGAGATACTGGATCATTTGTGTTAGGTACTGGTTATGCAGCAGCTGTTCTTATAGCAGATATTCCTTATTTTGGAGTTCTTGCATTAGGTGTTCCAATAGCATCTGTTGTAGTTAGTTTGTTACATAGGGCACATATTATTAAATTGCCTGTTGAACCATTACATCATACATTAAATCATTATGGTATGTCTGAACGTAAGATTGTATTTAGCTATTGGGGCGTTACAATATTATTATGTGTAATTGGAATTCTTGCTAAATTGTATATATTCTAA